The Patescibacteria group bacterium nucleotide sequence GATCGGCAGGAAAATGATTTCACTATCTGCCTCCGCGTCATCGGTATCACGTTTGTTAATCTCAATACTTTCTAAACGACAAAGGTAATATAAAGTGGTTTTCTGCACAAATACGTCTTGACGGGGAAATTTACTGACAATTGAGCCGATAAATGTTACAATTTTTACACGCGCTCCCGCTTCTTCCCATAGTCCGCGATGAAGTGCGTCTTCAAGTACTTCCCCCGGTTCTAAAGTTTCACGCACGAGCAAATGCAGATTCTTTACAGTGTCGCCATTGACTTGTTTTGATTCATAGCGATGGCAAAGTACTTCGCCACGCTTATTTAGTACAATTGCGCCCACAGATAAATGGTAGGGATGTTCTTTGGTAGATATGTAATAATTTGCTGCTCTGAATCTATTATTTTCCATGACATTTTTTGTATTTCTTCCCACTCCCATCCGCCGATGTTCCGATACGGAACTTTGGCGGACTCCGCTTATCGTTATATCAACTTAGTTTATTTACCATGACAATGTTTGAATTTTTTCGGGCGCCCGTCTGCGTGAGTCGCTCCGCATGGACACGGATCGTTCCGGCCAATTTTCTCGCCG carries:
- a CDS encoding NUDIX hydrolase, with product MENNRFRAANYYISTKEHPYHLSVGAIVLNKRGEVLCHRYESKQVNGDTVKNLHLLVRETLEPGEVLEDALHRGLWEEAGARVKIVTFIGSIVSKFPRQDVFVQKTTLYYLCRLESIEINKRDTDDAEADSEIIFLPIDELINRMKQQSIGLERTDLDESRVLEKARIYTLSR